TCGCCTGAACTGGCGAGACACGGACATCGCCAGCGCAGGCGTCCTGGCCCTCGTCCGGGCCCACCTGAGCCGCATTTCCCGCGGCCGCCCGCCTCGTGCGCGGGCCTCCGCGCGCCTCGCCCTCACCCTTGACACCCTGCGGAACCGAGGAATGATCCGCGCGTACGGGCAGTGGCTCGCCCAGAACCCGGCCCCGGAGGCAACCACACCGTTCAGAGGCTGACAGATCGGGGCCGGCGGGCGCCGGCCTGGTTCAGGCCGGCCAGGCGCCGTGCTCGTCAGGGCCCGCACATGCCGCCCGATCTCACGAGCTCCACATCCACGCTCCACATCGACTTCCGCCGTACCGACCGACGTCGGGGCAGAGAGCAGACCTGCATGGCCACCACCTCCCAACCTCGTCCCCGGGTTCTCATCCTCGGAGGCGGGCTGAGCGGCACCCTGGCAGCAGCCGCCCTCGCTCCGCACAGCGACAGCATCGACATCGTCGAGCGACACCCCCTGCCGGATGCCGCAAAGCCCCGCCGCGGCCTTCCCCAGGCCCGCCACGCCCACATGCTCTGGTCGGGCGGGGCCGACGCGATCGAATCGCTGCTCCCGGGAACCATGGACATGTGGCTACGCGCCGGCGCGCACCGGGTGCCCATTCCCAACGGCATGATCTCGCTCTCTCCCGGCGGCTGGTACCGGCGGTGCTGGCCCGAGGCTCAGTACCTCATCAGCGCCAGCCGCGACCTCGTCGACTGGGCCGTCCGCACCCAGGCCCTGGCGATTCCGGGGGTTCGCCTGCTGTCCGAGGCCGAGCCGGTTCGCCTCCTCGGCACCCGCACCCGAGTCACCGGTGCGGCCATCCGGCATCGGGACGGCACCGTGGAAGCTCGCGAAGCCGACCTGGTCATCGATGCCACGGGCCGCTCCTCGCATGCCCCGGGCTGGCTGACCGAGCTGGGCATGCCGGCCGTTGCCGAGACCGTGGTCGACGCGGGAGTCACCTACGCGAGCCGCCGCTACAAGGCGCCGGTCGATACCACCGGCTGGCCCGTCATCAACGTCCAAGCCGATGCCCGACTGGCTGTGGCCGGCACGGCCGGCACCATCCTCCCCATCGAGGGCGGTGAGTGGATGGTCAGCCTCTCCGGCACCCGCGGCGGCGAACCCACCAGCGACGGAACCCAGTTCACGGCGTTCGCCCGCCAGATGCGAA
This genomic window from Streptomyces sp. NBC_01351 contains:
- a CDS encoding FAD-dependent oxidoreductase, whose translation is MATTSQPRPRVLILGGGLSGTLAAAALAPHSDSIDIVERHPLPDAAKPRRGLPQARHAHMLWSGGADAIESLLPGTMDMWLRAGAHRVPIPNGMISLSPGGWYRRCWPEAQYLISASRDLVDWAVRTQALAIPGVRLLSEAEPVRLLGTRTRVTGAAIRHRDGTVEAREADLVIDATGRSSHAPGWLTELGMPAVAETVVDAGVTYASRRYKAPVDTTGWPVINVQADARLAVAGTAGTILPIEGGEWMVSLSGTRGGEPTSDGTQFTAFARQMRSPLIADYLARAEPLGPVTVARNTANRRRHYEKARVDGFIALGDSATALNPLYGHGMSAAAQGARALRDLAANSDITSKGFARRAQRAIARPAAAAWLLAVGQDAAFLHEAGKKPKLADRLAARYVNRLITTACSDFTAVEALTDVMTLQASGVVLAHPRILLAAIRGPRLAPLSGPALTSAEEAVLLGRPVPTPTP